The region GGTGTGATGCGCAGGAAACCTTCGGTCCCTGAGACGTTCTCCTGGAGCCGGTTCCTCGGTATCATCTTGTCGATTGCAAGGCTGTTTCTGCTTCGGAGATAGAAAATTTACCCGTCTATCGAAATGGACTGCGGCTCGATGTCAAACCGTTGTTGCCTCAAACGGCCGGTGCTATATTCCATGCCATCCCGCACGCTCCGATTTCACAGGAGACGTTCCATGAAAGCCTCCCGTTCCTTCAGTCTCTTCTCCCCTCGATCCTCGCCTTCCATCTTCTTCATCGTCTCTCTCGCCTTCGCCCTGATGGGGGCCGTCTCCGAGGCGGCGGCTCAAACCGATGCCTTATCAACCACGATTTACCGTCTAGGGAAGACCGGCACTTTCCAGCGAGGGTGCTTCCCTCCCTGCTTGTGTCCGGTCATGGAGAGCGGCTCCGAAAGGGGGACCTTCGCCCTGACGTTCAGCGGGTCGGACGGCCTCTTCAACACGTACCGTGTCAGCGAAGTGAACTGGACGGTTTCGCTTCCCGGCGGTGAGGTGCGCGTCACCGGCTCCGGGACCTATCGGGTCGGAGGCGAGTTCGCGGTCCAGCACCAGCTCGAGCTGGACCTCAAGGTGGGTGACAATCCGGTGGAGCATTTCGACAGCGGCTTAGTGGCCGGCGGCGGAGGCTTTCCCAGAATCGACATCACCATTTCCGTTCACGGGCAAGTTTGCTTTGACACGGTCATCCACGTCGATGCCTCTCCGGTGCCCCAGGCGGAGATTCAGGCCTACCGCGTCCTGCCGGAAAGCTCATTCCAACGCGGCTGTTTCGGAATGTGCGACTGCCCGGTGACCGAACAGGGCTTGCGGGGCAGCTTCTCCCTGGTGCCCGTCGACCAGAACCCGCTCTTCACCGAGTATTCCGTCGTGCAGGTGAAATGGCTGGTTGGTCCGCTTCCCGCCGACGTGACATCCTCGGGTATTCCGGTAAGGGGCTTCGGCACCTACCGAGTGGGAGGGGAAGTCGCCGTCCAGCACCAGATGGGGCTCGATCTGACGGTCGGCACGGAGGCTTCCGCGTTTTTCGACAGTGGCCTGGTTTCCGGAGGGAGCAACTTCCCGCGGATCGACATCCAGATCGCCAACGAAGCGAACAGCTGCGTCTCGACGGTCATCGAGCTGCACGCCAAGCCGGCGAAGCTCTCCCCGGCGTCGCCCTCTTTGACCACCGAGCCTCGCTACTGAACCTGGAGAGGCGACTCAGGATCGCTTGTTCGGGCGGTCGGGTATGGCCATGATTTCCTCGGCAGCGCATGAGGGAGAGGTGTCGCAGTCCTACTTCGGTCCGCGCAGGCGGTAACCGACGCCGGGCTCGGTGAGAAGGAGCTTCGGGCGCGCCGGGTTGGACTCGATCTTCCGGCGGAGCTGGGCCATGTAGACTCGAAGGTAGTGCGCTTGGCCGGTGTAGGCCGGCCCCCAAACGTCCTTCAAGATCTGTCGGTGAGTAAGGACCCGGTCGACATTCCGGGCCAGCAGGACCAGAAGGCGATATTCGATGGGCGTCAGATGGAGCTCGGTCTCGTCGAGCAGGACGCGGCGGCGCGTGACGTCGATTCGTAAGGGACCCGCATCGACAACCGGCTCGGCGGCCGGAACGCCGGTCTGGAGAGCGTGCCGCAAGGCCACCCGGATCCGTGCCAAGAGCTCCCCGACGCCGAACGGCTTCGTCAGGTAGTCGTCGGCACCCGCGTCCAAGGCCTCGACTTTGTCCGCCTCGCGACCCCGGGCGGAGATGACGATGATCGGGGTGCGGGCCCACTCTCGGATCTCACGGGTGAGCTGGATGCCGTCGCCGTCAGGCAATCCCAGGTCGAGCAAGATCAGCTCTGGATGATGGCTGGTGGTCAGCGCCACGCCTTCCCGGGCAGTTCCAGCCTCCAGGACCCTGAACCCGTTGGAGCCGAGGGAGGCGCGGAGGAATCGCCGCATCTGAGGCTCATCTTCGACAACCAGGAGAAGAGGCTTCGTCTCGTTCAAGGCCCACTCGCCTCACCGGGCGGCGCGAGTACGGCAGCCTCCGGCATGGAGGGCGCGGTGCCCGTTTGGGGTAACGTCATCCGGAACACGGCTCCGCCGCCGGCCCGGTTCTCGGCGGTCAGGGTTCCACCGTGCGCCTGGACGATGCCTCTGGCAATGGCGAGCCCGAGTCCCGTGCCCCTTGCCCCGGTCTGCGGTCCGCGGTGGAACTTCTCGAAGATCTGAGATTCGCTTCCGGGCGGAAGGCCTGGGCCCCGATCCGACACATCCACCTCTACGGCGTCGTCGCTGTTCCGGGCTCGGATCTCGATCGGGCTGCCGGCCGGCGTGTGCTTCACCGCGTTTTCCAATAGGTTCACGAACGCCTGCTCGAGGAGGACGGGATCGGCGGATAGAAGCGGGAGGCCGTCGGGCACCTCGGTGGACACCTCCCGGCCCTCGAGCTTCCGATCCAGACGCGTGAGCGCGGAGCCGACTATCTCCTCGAGAGGCACCCACTCGCGCTTGGGCTCCAGAGTGCCCGACTCGAGCCGGGTCATGTCGAGCAGGTTCCCGACGAGACGCTCGAGCCGCTCCGCTTCTTCGCAAAGGGTATCCAGCAGCTCGGCGCGCTCGGTCGCGTCGAGTCCCTCCGACTCGTCGCGTAGCGTCGTCGCCGCGCCGGTGATGGCCCCGAGGGGCGTGCGGAGGTCGTGCGAGACGGCGCTCAAGAGCGAGCTGCGCATCTCTTCGGTCCGGGCCCGAAGCGCCACACTCTTGGCTTCCTCGGCGAGGCGGGCCCGTTCCAGGGCCAAGGCGATCTGGCGGACCAGAGCCTCGAGGAAGTGTCGCTGCTCCGCTTGTTGGAGCGCCGGCTGATCGGAGGCGACAGCGAGAACACCCAAGGCGCTGGCCGAAGCCTGGATCGGAATACAGGTGAGGCGGGCGCCCGGCAGGGTATCCGTGCCGGGACCTGCCGGGCGACCGTGTTCCAGAACCCATCGGGCCACACCCAGCTCCGGCACGTCCAGGGGAAGCGGGGAGCCTGCCTTCGCCTTCAACTCGAGGTTCCCGGCATTGCCCGGCAGCAGGATGGCGGCGCCGCCCCCGAAGATCTCGGCCGCATGCCGCGCCGCCGCCTCCGCCACCTGCTTATCGTCCAGGGCCGACCCGAGGTCGCGGCTGACGTTGTAGAGCACCCGGGTGCGCTCCTCGCGCAAGCGGGCTTCTTGCTCCTGGCGGCGGACGCGCAGCGTCAGCTCGCTGATCACCAAACCTACGGCGAACATCATGCCGAACGTCAAGATATGTCGCGTGTCGCCCACGTCGAACGTCAGATAAGGGGGAACGAAGAAGAAATCGAAGAGCCCGACCGAAAGGGCGGCGGCGAGGACCGATGGGCCGCGACCGAAGCGGATCGCCGCGATCATGATTACCAGGAGGTAGAGCATTACTAGGTCGGGCAGCGCCAGAAACG is a window of Candidatus Polarisedimenticolia bacterium DNA encoding:
- a CDS encoding response regulator, which codes for MNETKPLLLVVEDEPQMRRFLRASLGSNGFRVLEAGTAREGVALTTSHHPELILLDLGLPDGDGIQLTREIREWARTPIIVISARGREADKVEALDAGADDYLTKPFGVGELLARIRVALRHALQTGVPAAEPVVDAGPLRIDVTRRRVLLDETELHLTPIEYRLLVLLARNVDRVLTHRQILKDVWGPAYTGQAHYLRVYMAQLRRKIESNPARPKLLLTEPGVGYRLRGPK
- a CDS encoding sensor histidine kinase KdpD, giving the protein MTSPAGRPDPDALLRRVKAEETRQSRTRLKIFFGFAPGVGKTYKMLESAQELQAAGEEVVVGYVDTHGRCETAALLEGLEILPRRRVSYRGAEIEEFDLDEALKRKPGILLLDELAHTNAEGLRHAKRWQDALELLDAGIEVHTTLNVQHIESLNDIVAQITSIRVRETVPDAVIDRADDIELIDLTPEELLERLHEGKVYLPEQAARAAEHFFQRGNLLTLRELALRRTAERVDADVQAYRQEHDIRQTWPAAERILVCVGPSASSSRLVRKGRLMAAGLRAPWTVAHVETTAAGPLASADRERLESHLRLAETLGGEVIRLSGGSVSEVLLEYARRNNVTRILIGKPTHSRLRDVLFGSVLDEVVRGSGEIDVHVIAGEEKTAEERPAGGTETVFRAGWPAYAWATVLVALATGAAGLVRTFLALPDLVMLYLLVIMIAAIRFGRGPSVLAAALSVGLFDFFFVPPYLTFDVGDTRHILTFGMMFAVGLVISELTLRVRRQEQEARLREERTRVLYNVSRDLGSALDDKQVAEAAARHAAEIFGGGAAILLPGNAGNLELKAKAGSPLPLDVPELGVARWVLEHGRPAGPGTDTLPGARLTCIPIQASASALGVLAVASDQPALQQAEQRHFLEALVRQIALALERARLAEEAKSVALRARTEEMRSSLLSAVSHDLRTPLGAITGAATTLRDESEGLDATERAELLDTLCEEAERLERLVGNLLDMTRLESGTLEPKREWVPLEEIVGSALTRLDRKLEGREVSTEVPDGLPLLSADPVLLEQAFVNLLENAVKHTPAGSPIEIRARNSDDAVEVDVSDRGPGLPPGSESQIFEKFHRGPQTGARGTGLGLAIARGIVQAHGGTLTAENRAGGGAVFRMTLPQTGTAPSMPEAAVLAPPGEASGP